The genomic DNA AGTGTTGCCGTGACCGGCAGGAAGAAGATGACCTCATAGATTGCGCGGCTACGCGTTCGGCCATGGATGAGGAGGGCGAACAGGAGGCCGAGCCCCACTGATCCGGGAACCACGAAGGCCACGTAGATGAACGTGTTGAAGAGCGATCGACGGAAGGTCTCGTCGTGCAAGGCATTGGAAAAATTCTTGAGGCCGGTAAATGACAGCGTCAGGTCGCCAAGCTGATAATCGGTGAGGCTGAGCACCACCAAGACAATCAGCGGCACGATATGGAGCAGCAAGAGCAGCATGAATGCGGGTGCCGCCAGGCCAAGCCCTGTCAGCTTCTCGACGAATTCTCGCCGGCCAAGCCTTTGTCCAAGGGCCGGTTCAACGCGTTGAGCCATGTTGTGCCCTCCCGGAATCGTCGTCTGACAAGAGCACATGCGTTTTTCCGGCCCGCCGTCCGTCGGGGCCGAAAATATGGCAAAGCGTGGGGTCGAAGGTCAGTCGCACGGCGTCGCCTTCGTGGATGTCTTCGTGTGGTGATGTTGTGCGCATGATGAAGCCAGTGGCGTCCGTGCCGGTCAGGTCGAGGTGATGGAGAAATTCGGCGCCGAGATTTTCCGTGCGGCGCAGGCGTGCGTCGATGATCGGTTGGCCTGCAGCTGCCTGCTCGGGCGAACGCAGGTCGAGCGCCTCCGGCCTGATGCCGATGGTCACGCTCTCGCCTTGCGGCAGGTTGACGGCGATGCCAAGCGGCCGACCGTGTATTTCCACACGGCCGGCCGGTCCAATCGATGCGGGCATGGTATTGATTGTTGGGCTGCCAATGAAGCGGGCCACTTCCAGATTGGCCGGGTGCTCATAAAGTTCCGTCGGCGTCCCGAGCTGCTGCACCTTGCCGCCGTCCATCATTGCGACACGGTCCGACATGGTCATGGCTTCGATCTGGTCGTGTGTGACATAGATGAAAGTCGCGCCCATGCGCTTGTGCAGTTCAGTCAGTTCTGTGCGCATGTGGACGCGCAGTTTCGCATCCAGATTGGATAGCGGTTCGTCCATCAAGAAGGCACGCGGCTGGCGGACCATCGCCCGGCCGAGCGCCACGCGCTGGCGCTGCCCGCCAGAAAGCTGCGCAGGTTTGCGGCCAAGCAGCGCCTCGATCTTCAACTGGCCGGCCACGGCTTCGACCTGTTTTGCAATCTCTTGTGTGAGCCTTTTGCGGCGCGGCGAGAGATGTTTGATCAGCGGAATGCGCTCCAACAGGCTGAGTTTTTCTACTGTGAGGGGAACAGCGATGTTGTCGAAAGCCGTCATATGCGGATAAAGCGCGTAGCTCTGGAACACCATCGACAGCTTGCGCTCATGCGGGCGCAGGTGGTTCACCGATGCGCCGTCCACGCTGATCGTACCTGCCGACTGGCTTTCCAGGCCGGCTATGATGCGCACGAGTGTCGACTTGCCGCAGCCCGAAGGCCCAACGAGGGTAAGAAATTCCCCGTCGCGGATCGAAATATTAATGTCGTCCAGCACCTTGAGGCTTCCGAACGATTTGCTGATGTTTTGGATATCAACTTGGGACAAAAGCTCTCCTCCAGCATTCGTCGCCCGCCCAAACTATCGTGGGGGGTAAACCTCGTGCACAACGTCATCGATCCACATCATCTTCAGTTCCGGCAGATGTACACGCGTAAAGCTGAAACCTGTTTCCGAGAAATCGTAGCGTACGGCGCCAAGCTGTTTTTCGCCGCCCAAAGGCGGCTGCATGTGTGGACCAACCGCGAAGGCGGCTGACGGACACCAGACGAACTGGACGCCGTCGAGAATGAAATCGTGTGAGAGATGAAGATGACCACTGGCGATAAGATCGACACCGAAACGCTGCGTGAGGCGCTGCAGCCGGGTGCGCGGTTCCCGCTTTACCGACCAATAGCCGTTGTCGATATCCTCCCAGCCATTGATAAACAAAGGTTGGTGGGTAAACCATGCGATGCGGCGGCCGTCCGCGCTCTCCATTTGTCGTTCCAGCCAGTGAAACTGCGCTTCTTCCGCCGCAAGACCGGAACTTAAGATCATGGAATCAAACCCGAGAAGGCGCCAGTTTCCCACATCCTTTGCCCAGAAATCTGCGCCATACTGTCGGTTCCAGCGTTCCAGACGATGTTCGTTGGCCGGCTGATGTGCGCTTTGCGGTTCGCCGACATCGTGGTTTCCCGGAACAACCAGCATCGGGGCGGGCAGGTCGACCATCACTTCGCGGCAGAAGGCAAAATCGTCCTCAACATCCGCGCCGTCCACGCTGATATCGCCGGAATGGATGATGAGTTTGGGATTTTCACTGGCAAGCCAGTTTTTCAAAGGCCGCCAGTTTTCCACGAAATGCGCCTTGTGGCGTCCAAGATGCGTGTCTGAAATCTGTATGACGCGGACCATTCTTTCATTCCCCTGATTGCAAACTGATCAGATCAATTCACCGCATCGAAAAAAATTTACAACTGTTGGTGTGGCTTTGCAAATGTAACGCTGTGATCGGTCGGTCTGTCATGTTCACCGATGAGGATATTGGCAGCGGTTATCGCAGCCGGTAACTCTGCGGCTCCGTTGACCACGAAAGCAGCGCCGCTGGCCTTGAGAAGCGAAGCCCGATCGGGACGCGGATCTGCTGGATCGACAAATCCGATCGCAGTCATGTCTGCTGCATTGGCGGCGACGACGCCGTGCGAACTGTCGTCGATCATCACGCAATGCTCCGGCTTGACGTGGAATTGTTCAGCGCAATGCAAAAGAAGATCCGGGGCAGGCTTGGGTCTTGCCACCATCTGGGCGCTGAACACTGCGGGATGGAAATGTTGCCACAAATCAAGCTTGCCCAGACTGCTTTTGAGGCGCTCGATGGAACTGTTCGAGGCAACGCATTTGGGCCGCTTCACGCTTTTGACCACCGCATCAATGCCGGGCATCGATGTGAGCGAACGCCCAAATTCCTCATAAAGGCGCGTGTGCCAGGCGGAGAAATGGACATCGACGTCGACCATGCCTAATTCTTCCGCACAGATCCTGCGGATAGCCGGTTCTGAATGGCCGGTGAACCTGACATGCGCCTCCTCATCCGTGATGGACATGCCGGCATTGCGCAGCATTTCGGCAAGTGTCCGGCTGGCGATGGGCTCGCTGTCGATTAGCACCCCGTCACAGTCAAAAATAATGAGAGCAATATTTTCAAGAGCATCCAAGCCTGCTGATGTTGTGTCGGTCATGGCAATCATCCCTGCATGAAGGGCATTGGATGGAAGGCAGGAAAGCAAGGCCGCATATCGTACGGGATAGGTCGATGTCGTTTTGCCCTTTTGATTTCCGGCCGCATCGCTCTTTCCTCCCGGTAGTGCTTCAACTCTGACGACATTCAGTCTAGATAGGTTGAAACAGTTGTCAACGTTTAATTACAGATGTAAATATACTCGATATTGAAACCGTGGAATCAGCGATTTGTCCCGTACATTCTAACGGTCGCTATCTTTCCGTGCAGGACAAGCGCTGCTACACCAAAGCAGACAGGCAGAGGGTCCGCCTGGCGAGGCCCGGTTGGCAAATGAGGTTCTGAGGATGAACGGAAAGCCTTTGTTGAACGGTCCAACTGCGCTCTCTGAAGAACAGATGCAGATGCGCGTTGTCTGGCAATATTTCATGGAAGGTCGCACACAGGGAGAAATCGCGCAGGCCTTCTCCACCAATCGCCTGCGCATCAACAAGATTATCGCCGAGGCGCGCCGGTCGGGGCTGGTGACGATCACGTTGAACTCGCGACTGGTGTCATGCGTAGAATTGGAGCGACAGCTCGTCGCCGATTTTTCGTTGCGCCACGCCAGTATCGTGCCGACGCCCGACAATCCTGATCTGGTGCCGGTGCTGGTGGGACAGGCGACCGCCGATTATCTCGTAGACCAGCTGAACACCACCGACATATCGGGGATCGGCGTGGGGTGGGGCGCGACATTGCGCGAGATGGTGCGTCACATGCCTAAGCTGAAACGGCCCGATGTTTCCGTTAATTCCGTCCTCGGCGGTCTCACGCACGGCATCGAGATCAACACCTTCGATATTGCGAGTGATCTGGCGCGACAGCTCAATGCGCAATGCGCTTATCTCGCCGCGCCGATTTACGCTGGCAGCCCCCAATCTCGCGACGCCATTGTCAGTCAGGACGTGTTCGAAAGCGCTTTTGAGCGGATCAGGAAGAACGACATCATCCTTGTCAGTATTGGCGACTTGACGATGCGTTCGCTGCTAATCCGCTACGGATTGCCGAGTGACGTTTCGTTGGATGAACTGATTGCAGCTGGTGCCTGCGGCGATATCGTCGCGCAGTTTATTGACCGGAATGGTAAGCCCATCGACCATCCGATCAACCGGAGCGCCATAGCGCCGTCATTCGAGACCCTAAAAAGCGTGCCGACTGTGGTGTTCGCGTCGGGCGGGCTTAACAAGGCAGAAGCGCTTGCTGCCGCGCTGCTCTCCGGCACCGGCAATGTACTCATTTGCGACGAGGAAACCGCGCGCCGTGCTCGGCAGATTGCGCTTGATGCATTAGGTGTTTAAGGCGAGTAGCCAGATCAGCTACCTTCCAAACTGTGCTGTGAGACGCTTATCATCTTTAGCGATAAATAGCTCTCCTCATCGCTGGCCGCTTTTCTCCAATCAGCGGAAACCATCAATCCAGCTTGGAAATCGCCAAATGCGAGCGATTTTTGGACATCAAGGGGAAAGATAACTACCGCATCAGGCTCCAAAAGCCATGCTTTCGACCATGCACCTTTTTCAGATCCGCAACGTAGTCATCATGCGTTTTGAACTCTGCGAACTCTTCTATCTGATGTGCCAGAGACGCACATTCCATGAGATGTCGCGCGGCGTGCTTGTAACGACTGGAGCGAGCATAATTGAGTGTAAAGTCGATCATGGCACGCAGAAGGAGGGTCGCTGCCAGTGGATATTTTGCGCTTAGCACTTCTGCTGCAGGAGAGAGCAATTCGTAACGATCACCATCTAGTCCGGCGGCTCGGTGCATTACCAATTTGGCTGCTTCGGCAGGAGAAGGATAGTTCAAAAAGAGTATTAATGCCTGCTGGACATCGGGATGGGTCTGAGCGTATGCAAATGCCTTTTCCTCAGCCTCCACATCGTCAAAATCCGGTAATCGGCGCACAAATTCCTTCAGCATCTCGTCATCGAGAGACTGTTCAAAGCATTGCCAGCGAAACTGTTGTGCTTCTTCACCACGACCGAGCATTTCAAGAGCGTCGGCTCGTGTCGCCTGCCAATCGTAGGGAACTTGATACCGCTCACCGATTAGTGCCTTGTCAAGGATTCTCAAAGCTTCCTCGGCTCGCCCTGCCGAAACCAGCCTCCTGCCGATCTCTGTCGCTACTGTGGGGACAATATGCGTGTGCTCGGCATGCTGAGCGATATACAGATCCACGTCACCTAACGCGTCAGCGATTTGCTGCAAGGACACTTTTGCTGTGAAGAATGCGCTACTCGCATAGACATCGTCACGATAAACAGGCTCGTTTGAGCTCAGCCCTGTCAGTTGTCTGCTTTCGTTGGTTCGTTTCGTGTCGCGTGTCTTCGTTCCGCCTTCGAATAGCTGCTGCAATTGCCGCAGCCCTTCTTCGCCAAGGGCCGGTACCATGGATGGGATCAGTCTGTCGAACTGACTGTAGCCATTGTTATTTTGGAGTGCTGCATAAATTCGCCCGACAAGGCTCTCCGTGGAAATCTTGACCTGTCCAGCTATCCGTCCTGCGTCATCAATTGCCTGATGAAAGCTTTCGGTGAGCAATCCGCTACCGTCATGTGTGCGTTCGTAAATAGAATCTCCCAACAACAAAAACTGCCATATGAGTTCGAAAGCCTCATCGGGATTCGTCGGTGCTATTTTTTCGACGATTGTTTTACGCTGGGTTTCCAGATCGGATTTGACCGTCTTGACTTTCTGCCAGTCGATCCAACTCTTGGCGCGAGCGATACTGCTGAGACGTTTGCGAACCTCCCTGGCCAATTCTTCCCCGCTAGAGTTACCAGCAAGTTCCATTCGAAGACGTCGCTTGTGGTTGGCATTTCCGGTACTAATTTCGATCAGCAGTTCAGCCAGTTTCTCTACGCCGAGTGCTTCGAGACTTTTTGCATTGAGCGTCGTTTTGGATGCCATGAAATAAAAGCCATTCGATTAATGCATAGCTGAAATCTGAATAGCGGACTGAACAGGTTTTCGCCAGCATGATTAACGGCTTCTTGCCTGATTTGGAGAGTGCTCGTCTTGAATGTGAGAGCTGATTGGCAGAGGAAGAGATCCAGTTCGCGATTGACAAAGGCTCGTTGAGGCAACTGTTTGTCGTGATCTCCAGCCAAGACGCGAAAGCAATGGCAATAGGAACGAGATGATGAATAGTGACACGAGTAAGTTCCGGTCTGCTGTAAAAACAATGAGCTTGGAAGTGCTGGAAGGCTAGTTCGAATCGGCGGATGCCCCTTTAGAGTGCATGCAATTAACTAATCTTGATGGCTTCTTGACGAGAATAGCTGTTGGCCACGACGAGATTCCGATAGGCGAATGGCTATCAGAGGTCTGGGGCGAGGATCCTGAATTCGTCGATGATGAGGAGAAATCTGCCGCCACCCAAGCCATCATCAATCTCTATAATGAGATTGTCAGTCAGCTAGCGGAGGGGCTTGCTGAACCCATATTAATGCACATTGCAGAAACCGATGAGTTTATAGCTGACGGTTGGGTGAAAGGCTTTATGCGTGCGATTGCCTTGCGGTCGTGCCGATGGGAAAAGATGATGGGATCTGAAGCTGGTGTGCTTCTGGCTCCGGTCGTGATGCTGACTGACATAGACACATTTACTGATGGGGCAGATCTGGGATTTGACGATTTTTGCGGATCGAAGAGGATGCGATCTATGCGCTGCCTGACGTGATGGTTGCCATCGCTGATTACTGGAGTATGTCGGCAACCGAACGTGGTGAATTAACCTCTGAACTGAGAGCGATATTGAAAAGTCGGACGCAATGATCCTTGTCGATGTGGATCGGGCAAGAAATTCAAGAAATGTTGCGGTGCTCGCGGTTGAATAAACATGTATTCGGCTTGGGCCAGATTCCATGGAAGAAAAGTTGGTCATCAGGTTATATTTGTTTCACAAGATGCTCGCATCATCTCAATGTGTATCGTTGGGGCGATTGTTGAAAGGTTGGTCCGACCATTGAGCACCGCGATCCAGCCTGAAGAAGAGGCGGAGCTAAAAACCAATCTCGTTCAGGTTTGTTTGAGATTTGCCGTTCAGTTTGCCAGATGGCCATGGCACCTATCGCTTAGTTCGCCACGAAAGGTCATGACAGGGGAGCGTGGCCCCCGAGCAGAGATGAAGATCACGCTTTTGTATCGTTGCGATTCGCCGCTTTAACCGGACGGGAGGAAACTTTAAATGAAACGCAGTTTTGCGGCCTTTATCGTTTGACGAACCGGTTGACTTCCGCAGCCTCGTCCATTTCCTTTCGCCGGAAATAGATGGCGCGCCCACAGCGGATTGGACTGTGTCCCTGTACAATGATGATCTGCTCGTCTTTGCGCATCGACTGAGTAATTTCGTGCGGCATGATCAGGGGGCGGCGCTGTAAATTCAGGTTCTCAGATTTCCGCGAAGCGCTGTTTTTTGCATCCCAGCCGATATTGCGTGAACTGCTTTTCACTTCCACCGTCATTTCACCACATTGCGCCGAGACGTTTCGAGCGGTGTCGAGCGCCTTGATCGCGGCGTAGCTTGCGAAGGCGCATCCATCGATCCATGAGAGGGCACCGTCTTTGCCGAAATGTCGTTCAAGCTGGCCAACGGACTGGTACATCAACATCATGCTGATGCCGTATTTGCGTCCGCGATCGCGTGCTTCTTCCAACACGCGCATGTAGCCAAGCAGATCGACCTCATCGAGCATGAAGAGGGCACGGCGCCCAAATGCACCATCGGCCTCGATCATTGCATTGATCAGGGAGCCGATGATCACTCGCCCGATCCCCGGATAGGAACGCAGGATCGATGCGGGGATATTCAGAAATACGTCCTTCTTGCCGGTCGCGATTTCGGCGGATTTGAAACTGTCACCGCAGACAAGCGCCGCGTAATTGTCCAGTGACAGCCACTGGGTATCTTTTGAGGCGGTGGAATAGACGCCGGAGAAGGTCTGTTCGGTCATATTGACGAAAACGCCGAGCGTTTCGCGAATGAAGGTGGACCCAGAATGTTCCTGAACGTCACGGAGCATGGCAAGCACAGACGTTTCAGGTTCCGAAACGATCTGGCGCAGGCTACGTAGATTACGCCGTCCGGAAAACTCCGGCGACAACATCACATGGGCAAGGAGCCCGGTCAGGAGATTGTGCGCCTGGTTCTGGAAAAACGAACCGGTAGAGCTTTCGAAGCGAACGCTTTCCGACAAAAGCATATGGGCTATTCCAACAATGTCCTCCTCTTTCTTCGTGGAGGTCTCAATACCGTCAAGGACGTTGAAGCCCATGATCGGATTGGTTGGATCAAGCACCATCACGTCGCGCTGAAGTTTGTTGCGGCGATGTTCGATGACCATCGGGGCGACTTCGGTTGAGGGATCAAGGCAGATGATCGGGCCGATATAGCGCAGCGCTGTCGGCACGACGTTACTCGTCGTCTTGTAGCCGCCTGATCCGGCAAAGAAGAGCATATGCGTTGAATCGAAATCCTGCTTGTAGGTAAGAAGCGGTGCCTTGCCGCCGCGTCCCCATGTGGCTGGGTCATTTGGATCGAATGGTAGTTTATGAACGAGCTCCTTGTCGACGCGATAACGTTCGCCAACGACGATTTCGCCATCTTCCGGGAATAGTCGTGCTAGCGCCCGCATTGGCAGCCAGTCTGCATCGCCGAAGCTTGCGCGCCGGGCCCGCTTTATCTGTGCAGGCACGACACTGGAAATGCGTGCTGATACAGCCGCGGCAATAAAGCCAATGACAGCGCTGACGACCGCGATCATATCAAGGTATGACAGCGCCTGGTCCCAACTCAATGCCCGGCTTTCCACGAAGGGGGAAAGACGGGTAATTTCGCGCAATGCGTAGAAGCCAGTTATCAGCAGGAAGCAGGCAAGACTTGCCAGCGCGATTGGTTTCCGCTGATGCAATGGCAACATCCAGACAGTCAGGAGCCCGGCAAGTGGGCCGCATATAAGGGCTGGTACAGGAGACGCTCGCAAAACCCAGTATTGCGGTTTCCCTGATAAGCCAGCGGCCAATTCCGGCCAACGCCAGTTGGCAATATAGAATGCTAAACTGGAAACAGCGATTGGCACCAGGACGAGCAATTGGCTTGGATGCGGTTTTGCGCCAGTCGTCATTGCGCAGCATCCGGCTCTTCTTGCCAATGAGGATCTGATGCTTTTGCGCGGAAAGCCATTTCACCGCGATTGCGCAAGCGCTGAAACTCAGCCGTATCCGGTAAAAGTCGTGCCAGTTCCAGCAAGCCACCTAGTAGGAATGCCCGGTCTGCCGTCGACAGACCGGCACGAACGACAATTTCGCCGAGTAGGTATTTTTTGCGAAGGTCTTTCTTGCGTTTAACTGACACGAGGAACCTCCGTCGACGCTCCAGTCCCACCATTTGTCTTTCTATGCGACGCAGCGGATGCGCCACCGCTGTTCCCTTTTTTCCTTTCGCGAAATCGTGTCGTAATTTCACTAATGATTTGATCGATCTCCGTATCGGCGATGTCCATTTCCGCCAAACCGGATTTTGTGGCTGCACGCGCAAAGCGCTCGGCGGACTTTACCAGTAGTTCTTTTCTACGTTCGTGCAGCTTCTCGATTTGTGTGTCGATATCAAGAATAGAATTTTTGCCTGCCATCTATCGGGTTCCTTCCCATTTCACCGCTTTGCCCCTTGTTTATTAAACTGTATATAACAAGATAGTTAAATATGTTATAAAGCGCAAGTATGCAACTATTTGTGCGGTAAGGGCTTTTTTAACTGTCTAAAAAATCGATGTCGATCAAAGCTCGTGTGCCGAGATACGACATTCTTTGGAGGTCTGGAGGAGTGTCATGGCGATCATGTTCGTCAGAGCGCAGGTGATCAGCAGAGGAGCGGGGCGCAGTATTGTCTCGGCTGCTGCCTATCGCCATCGTGCACGGATGATGGACGAGCAGTCGGGAACTTCATTTAGCTATCGTGGCGGGGCTGATGAACTCAAGCATGAGGAACTGGCGCTTCCCGATGAAATCCCTAACTGGCTGACGACAGCCATTGAAGGAAAGACGGTCGCCGCGGCAAGCGAGGTTTTGTGGAATGCGGTCGACGCTTTTGAGAAGCGGGTCGACGCACAGCTTGCCCGTGAACTTGTTATTGCGCTGCCGGAGGAACTGACACGTGCAGAAAACATTGCGCTCGTCCGCGAATTTATCAGGGAAAATCTGACCGCAAAGGGCATGGTTGCCGACTGGGTCTATCACGACAGGGACAGCAATCCGCATATCCATCTGATGATGACGTTGAGACCGCTGACGGAACAAGGGTTTGGCAGCAAGATGGTGGCGGTATCTGGACCCGACGGCAAGCCGTTGCGGGTGATCAAGCCCGATCGTCCGAACGGTGCTATCGTTTACTCACGCTGGGCCGGTGACAAGGAGACGATGAAGGAGTGGAAGATTGCCTGGGCAGAAACGACCAATCGGCATTTGGCGCTTGCTGGCCATGACATTCGTCTTGACGGACGCTCTTATGCCGAACAGGGGCTCGATGGGATCGCGCAAAAGCATCTTGGACCGGAGAAGGCTGCTTTGGCGCGCAAGAATATGGAGATGTATTTCGCGCCGGCCGATCTTGTTCGCCGCCAGGAAATGGCAGATCGGCTTCTTTTAGAGCCTGAACTTCTTTTAAAGCAGCTTGAGCGCGAACGTTCCACTTTCAACGAACGCGACATCGCCAGAGCGTTACATCGTTATGTTGATGATCCAGCCGATTTTGTCAGTATTCGCACACGGGTGATGGTGTCCAATAATCTGGTGTTGTTAAGGCCTCAGCAAGTTGACCGGCAAACTGGTAAGGTGGCGCAACCGGCTGTCTTTACGTCGCAAGAGATCTTGCGCACAGAATTTGACATGGTTGGCTCGGCGGAGGTTCTGTCCAAGCGAACCGGCTTCAGGATCACTGACAAACAAAGGGCGTCGGCGGTGGGGGCCATCGAAACGGCTGATCCTGAGAAGCCTTTCAGACTTGAGCAGGAGCAGATTGACGCTGTCCATCATGTCACCGGTGACAGCGCTATTGCCACCATTGTTGGTCTTGCCGGAGCGGGCAAATCGACGCTTCTTTCCGCTGCACGTATTGCGTGGGAAAGCGGACATCATCGCGTTTTGGGTGCGGCACTTGCTGGCAAGGCAGCCGAGGGATTGGAGGAAAGTTCGGGTATCAAATCGCGAACTCTTGCCGCATGGGAACTTGCCTGGGCGAACGAACGCGATTTGCTGAAACGCGGCGATGTTCTTGTCATAGAAGAGGCAGGAATGGTGCCGTCGCAGCAGATGGCCCGTGTGTTGGAGGCAGCAAAGGATGCCGGAGCAAAAGTCGTCCTTGTCGGTGACGCGATGCAGCTTCAACCAATTCAGGCCGGGGCAGCGTTCCGCGCTATTGCTGAGCGGATAGGTTCTGCAGAACTTGCTGGTGTTCGTCGCCAGCGCGAAGGATGGGCACGCGACGCCTCACATCTGTTTGCACGCGGTGAAGTCGAAAAAGGTCTTGATGCATATGTAAAGCATGGACACCTTGTCGAAGCGCGAACCCACGACGAGATTATCGGCCGTCTGGTTTCAGATTGGGCAGATGCACGCCGCTCGTTTCTCCAGCAATCAAAGGGAGAGGAAAGTGCATTTTCATATTGTGACAAATTGCTCGTGCTTGCCCATACCAACAAGGATGTAAGGCGCCTCAACGCAGCTCTTCGTGAAGAAATGAAGAAGGAAAGTGCGTTGACGGTGCCGCGGGAATTCCGAACTGAACGTGGTATGCGGGAATTTGCTGTTGGTGACCGGATCATCTTCCTCGAAAATTCCAGGTTTGTTGAAAAGCGGGCAACCGGGCTTGGCCCACAATATGTCAAGAATGGTTTGCTTGGTACTGTCGTTTCCACCGGCGGCAGACATGATGATCCGCTGCTTTCCGTCCGTCTCGATAACGGCCGCGACGTTATTATAAGCGAGGATAGCTATCGAAATATTGATTATGGCTATGCTGCAACCATCCATAAAGCTCAAGGAACGACTGTCGAGCGGACCTTCGTGCTTGCCACCGGCATGATGGATCAGCATCTGACCTATGTGGCGATGACGCGACATCGGGATCGGACAGATCTTTATGCAGCACGTGAGGATTTTGAGCCCAAACCGGAATGGGGTGGGAAATCGCGTATTGACCATGCGGCCGGCGTTACTGGGGAATTGGTTGAGACCGGCATGGCAAAGTTCCGGCCGCAGGACGATGATGTTGACGAAAGCCCTTATGCCGACGTGAAGACTGATGACGGAATTGTGCATCGGCTGTGGGGCGTCAGCTTGCCCAAGGCGTTGTCCGACGCAGGCGTATCGGAAGGCGATACTGTTCTTTTGAAAAAAGACGGTGTTGAAATCGTCAAGGTCACAATTCCGGTCCTCAACACGGAAACGGGAAAGAAAACTTACGAGGAAAGGCAGGTGGAGCGAAACGTCTGGACGGCAAAGCAGATCGAAACCGCAGCCATGCGTCTTGAGCGCATTGAGCGCGAAAGCCATCGCCCGGAACTCTTTGGGCAGTTGGTTGAACGTCTTGGCCGTTCAGGCGCAAAAACCACAACGCTCGATTTCGAGAACGAGGCCGACTATCAGGCGCATGTTCGCGACTTTGCCCGCAGGCGCGGTATCAACACAATTTCCGGGATGGCTGCAGACATAGAAGATAAGGTGGCGCGCCAATGGTCATGGATTGTGGAAAAGCGTGAGCAGGTGGCAAAACTTTGGGAGCGAGCAAATGTCGCGCTTGGCTTTACGATCGAGCAAGAGAAAAATGTCTCCTATAATGAAGAGCGATGTGAAAAGCGTGCGGCTGACAACCCCATCGAGCGGGTCTATCTTATTCCACCGACAACCCGATTTGTCCGTAGCATAGAGGAAGATGCCAGGCTTGCTCAACTCAGTTCGGATCGCTGGAAGAAGCGGGAGGTAGTCCTCCGGTCGTTTTTGGAAAAGATCTATTGTGATCCCGATAGCGCTTTGGTCACATTGAATGGACTTGCATCGGATGTCAGCGTCGAGCCGCGTCGGCTTGCCGATAATCTGCAGCATCTTGGCCATCTGCGTGGATCGGGTCGCCTGATCGACGATCATATTACCCGAAATGACCGCAAGGCTGTACTCAACGCGCTGTCGCTACTCGCTCCCTTGGTGCGAGCCCATGCGACAGAATTCCGACGTCAGGCTGAGCACTTCAAAAATCGCGAAGAAAAACGTCGTTCATATATGGCCTTATCTATCCCGGCACTCTCGAAGCCGGCAATGGCCCGCCTCACCGAGATTGAAAACGTGCGAGAACACGGTGGACCGGATGCC from Brucella anthropi ATCC 49188 includes the following:
- the traA gene encoding Ti-type conjugative transfer relaxase TraA, with amino-acid sequence MAIMFVRAQVISRGAGRSIVSAAAYRHRARMMDEQSGTSFSYRGGADELKHEELALPDEIPNWLTTAIEGKTVAAASEVLWNAVDAFEKRVDAQLARELVIALPEELTRAENIALVREFIRENLTAKGMVADWVYHDRDSNPHIHLMMTLRPLTEQGFGSKMVAVSGPDGKPLRVIKPDRPNGAIVYSRWAGDKETMKEWKIAWAETTNRHLALAGHDIRLDGRSYAEQGLDGIAQKHLGPEKAALARKNMEMYFAPADLVRRQEMADRLLLEPELLLKQLERERSTFNERDIARALHRYVDDPADFVSIRTRVMVSNNLVLLRPQQVDRQTGKVAQPAVFTSQEILRTEFDMVGSAEVLSKRTGFRITDKQRASAVGAIETADPEKPFRLEQEQIDAVHHVTGDSAIATIVGLAGAGKSTLLSAARIAWESGHHRVLGAALAGKAAEGLEESSGIKSRTLAAWELAWANERDLLKRGDVLVIEEAGMVPSQQMARVLEAAKDAGAKVVLVGDAMQLQPIQAGAAFRAIAERIGSAELAGVRRQREGWARDASHLFARGEVEKGLDAYVKHGHLVEARTHDEIIGRLVSDWADARRSFLQQSKGEESAFSYCDKLLVLAHTNKDVRRLNAALREEMKKESALTVPREFRTERGMREFAVGDRIIFLENSRFVEKRATGLGPQYVKNGLLGTVVSTGGRHDDPLLSVRLDNGRDVIISEDSYRNIDYGYAATIHKAQGTTVERTFVLATGMMDQHLTYVAMTRHRDRTDLYAAREDFEPKPEWGGKSRIDHAAGVTGELVETGMAKFRPQDDDVDESPYADVKTDDGIVHRLWGVSLPKALSDAGVSEGDTVLLKKDGVEIVKVTIPVLNTETGKKTYEERQVERNVWTAKQIETAAMRLERIERESHRPELFGQLVERLGRSGAKTTTLDFENEADYQAHVRDFARRRGINTISGMAADIEDKVARQWSWIVEKREQVAKLWERANVALGFTIEQEKNVSYNEERCEKRAADNPIERVYLIPPTTRFVRSIEEDARLAQLSSDRWKKREVVLRSFLEKIYCDPDSALVTLNGLASDVSVEPRRLADNLQHLGHLRGSGRLIDDHITRNDRKAVLNALSLLAPLVRAHATEFRRQAEHFKNREEKRRSYMALSIPALSKPAMARLTEIENVREHGGPDAYKIAFAYAVEDRLLVQEVKAVNEALTARFGRTAFTKNVDAVGERNMIERMPEDFDSGKRDKLTTLFGAIRRFCDEQKLAERQDRSQVVAAASVEPGKKTRALLPMLAAVTEFRIPVEDEARARARDVAHYRHDRAALVEIAKHIWRDPASAVDQIEVLILKGFPGERIARAIANEPSAYGAIRGSDRIMDRLLAIGRERRNALKAVSDAESQIRSLGSSYRTALENQIKSITEERRRMAIAIPGMSSAAENALRKLIDATKTTGAKPNVAANSLDAVIYQEFERVSRALDLRFGRDAILRGEKTVINHVSSAQRPDFEAMRFRLKILQQTVRKQARDKVIVQRRQRSIKQVQSIDR